aagtttatcCACAATaccagaaagaaagaatggatgaaagaaagaaaaaagaatgaatggatgaatgcatgaatgcatgaaagaaagaaaattgaaaGAAAGTTGATCCACAATaccagaaagaaagaatgaaagaaagaaaaaaggaagaaagatagTTGAACTACAATGCcacaaagaaagaatgaatggatgaatgcaTGAAAGAAAGTAAGAACGAAAGAATGGAAGAAAGTTGGACTACAATgccacaaagaaagaaagcatgaaagaaagaaagaaagaaagaaagaaagaaagaaagaaagttggACTACAATgctacaaagaaagaaagaaagttggACTACAATgctacaaaaaaagaaaaatagaacaCTGGTAGTCTAACAATGgtagtcttttaaaaaatatattttctttaatccTAATGACAACATAAGAGACATATTGTGTGTAGATATGAGTTGGATGTCTGCAAAATAAATTCTATTCCTCCATTTCAATAAGAGAAACAACAGTGTTTGTTATACTCTATACACCCTTATACTGGGACAGATTATGGTTATTGCTATTACACTCTCTATTAAACTCTAAACATTAAACCTTCAGCATtacatcatgtacacacactgtgctgAAATGACAAGCCATGTATCTGTGTTTAGACAGTAACCGGGAACAGAGTATCTCTGATAGCTGTATGAAAGCCTGGTCTCCTAAACCCTGCCTTCACATAGAAATGGAGAATGAGGACTCTCGGAGCGTGAAACGTGTCCGAATATCCGGTAAGGCAGTTAATAATGCGATCTTTATAAACACAGCATTGTACAATAGAGATTACACAACAGTTCACGAGCATTGAGTTTCATTCAAGAAGTTAGTgcttcatttacagcatttagcagatgcctttATACAGATCAAATTAGGTTTATCTTAAttatatccatccattcatccattttctactgcttatccggggccgggtcacgggggcagcagtctaagcagagctgcccagacttccctctccccagacacttcctccagctcttccgggggagtAGCGAGGCGTTTCCAGGCCAGatgagagacatagtccctccagcgtgtcctaggtcttccccggggcctcctcccggttggacatgcccggaacacctccctagGGAGGCTTCCAGGAGGCATCccaaacagatgcccgagccatctcagctgactcctctcgatgtggaggagcagtggttctactctgagctcctcccgagtgaccgagctcctcaccccatctctaagggagcgcccagccacccttagaggaaactcatttcaacCGCCTGTATCAGgaatcttgtcctttcggtcatgaacCAAAGCTCATGATCATAGGTGAGGGTACTGTAGGaatgtagatcgactggtaaatagagagcatcgccttgtggctcagctctttcttcagcacaacagaccggtatatcgactgcatcactgcagaagatacaccgatccgcctgtcgatctccagctccatccttccatcactcgtgaacaagaccccaagatacttaagaTACTTTTATCCAACatcacaatgcataaaatcatccAGATTCAGgtaaagagcttcagttaatgttcacatcaaacatcagactgaagAAAAAGTCTGATCTATGTGACTATGGCATGTTCCAAATGAGGTGGTTTGAATGTTTTAGAAACTGTTGATCTTCACACAAAACAGAGTCTCCAATTTAACACatggtgcaaaaaaaagcaACCTGTCAGTGAAGAATCAGTAGACTAAGAATAAGATCAGAGGAGAAGAACCAGCCTGGTCTGAGCTGTCTGGAAGTCTAGATTAACTCAGATAATCATTCTATAATCATTcttggtgagcagaaaagcagctcagaacacacaacagcTGAGGTTACCATAAGCACAGAATCATCCAAACTGGACAGCTAAAGCTTGGAAAACGatcagctgattttttttttttttcaaatcttctgcgtgtctgtgtccatgatgatcatgatgagtctcagattcctgttcttgggcAAATCAAGAGAACCCAAATAACTCTACATCAGACCATCTGTTAATGTCATCTGTTAATTAAAGGTTATTTGAGTTTGTGGTTCTATTTCGGTTGTAGAAGCCACTGTGAAACGTTCAGGTTGATACCCAGTCCTGAAAACGAGACGATGAGCTAACTGCAGCATTAAACCAGTGGTATCCTTCATCTTCAAATGAAGAATCCTGCCATTTTTATTGAGATTATTCAGCAGCTATTTTGTGTAGGGAATCCTACAAATGCAGCTGCTCTGATTTGTGTTATTGTCCAGGATGGAGGGTAGACGAGGTGATGGCTCGAGTGCTGAGTAAGACGTTACCATCCCTCAGTAATCTGCGGAGCTTAGAGTAAGTAGTGGTACAAAGGTTTCTGCAAAATCACAAACCAATGAGAAAATACTCAAAAATCATTATTGACGATTACAACAAAtataacacaatcacaaatAAAAAGATTGTACTACACAATGGATTATGCTACAGTGTGTTGTATTTATGCTACGTTATAATTTACAGGATGTGGCAAGTGGGATTGACCGACACCGTTCTGACCTCCTTGAAGGACACAATTTGTTTGTGCACAAAGCTCAGGTGACTAAAACAAAGTGCAGGTCATATCTTGCTGGTCCGCAGTGATCTCCAGTCAGACGTCTAAGTACGTCATCCGACTGATTCTTGGTTCCTTAACAACCTGTGACTTGACTTTTAAAAAGCCCAGCATGTAATTTATTACATTGTCATTTTATgtataatacatacatatatatatatatatatatatatatatatatatatatatatatatatatatatatatatatatatatatatatacagtatatctgtactGGATGCAGTGGAGGCTCAACAAATGCCAGTAATCAGAAGGTTgcgggttcaagccccagcacgaACAAGATGGGCCCTTGACTCAAGGCCCTTAACTAACCTTGGGGTTACAACTTCTTAACAaactgggatatgcgaagaaaataAACTAGAGACTTTTCCTAATTAAAGACTTTATACCGTATGTTCTTGCTGTGTCTGTGGCAGGAGAGTTATTTTGGATGGAACTCCCATTCCACGAAGCCCTTACCATATTCTCCTGGGAGAGGACAGCATGTAAGTTACACTCGTGTGCACATCTGTAGTcagtatgaaaaagaaaacgGGACATGGCTCTGCTGTAAACACACTGTTTTTATGATCATGACACATTTACAGAAACGAGACCTTGGGTTCTGGCGCTGGTGTTTATTTGACTGGATAAATATATAGACATCAGGTTAATGCAGAAAGGCATTAAAGGGAATTCTATAATGAAAATAGACTAAATGACAAAATCAGCTTAAGGTTTATGCTTGTCTGCTCACTGTGGTTATAAAGAGTAATTATTTGAGTTaatatagacttcctgtcagctcgaCCCATCAGGTCCTTCTCCTCTGAACTCTGTCTTATCGGCTAGAAAATCCACTTTGTTTATAAACTCAAGAgtaagatgtaaaaaaaaatcagtcgaTCAGCAGATTGAAATATTCAAAATCTGACATGTCCTGATAAAACTATGTACGGACTGTCACAAGAATCCTGCATGCAGTGTTTAAATGGATTTCTCCGGtttgtataatttattattttgtgttatttttgtgtctgtcttaTCTGCCAGGATAACACACTTGTCATTGCGACACAATCGCATCGAAGAAGAAGGAGCACGTCTAATTGGTTTGGCACTCTCTAAGAATCTCCTGTCCCTCAACATGGCCTTTAACGCTGTCGGCGACATGGGTGCTATGTATTTAGCTCAGGTGCTGAAATGAACATCATTCACAACACACCATGTAAACACTTCTGTGTTCACATTCATGGATATACATCAGAATGTGAATAATGTGATTGTGATAGAATCAGATTCTTGAAAAAAATGGTGTCAAATCATCCTTGTCCTCATTTGTCTTTTACAGGCGTTGCGTCTCAATCGCAATTTGTTGTATCTCTCCCTGGCCAACAATCACATAAGCGATGTAGGAGCGGCCCATCTGGCTCAGGTGCATCTTCTGATAAGTTTCCCAAACCTCATTTAACTGAGAAATTCATGTGTTGTTTTCACATCTTGTGTTCTGAGTGAAATTCTCTGTCCTTGCTGATAGGGAGCTATACACTCCCTgaatccctgtgtgtgtttggttaaaTACAGGGTGCTGATTGGTGCATGCTCGTGTCCCAATGGGATCAACGTTACTCTGATACTGCAAAGTGTTCATTTTTACCTGTTGTGGTGCATTTATTTTtgatctatatataaaaaacacagtcaGACTCAGAGTTGGTGGTaaaaagcaaagaagtaaagatggtatttattattaaagttgctgcagcaaaaggcatctctctccctttttatACCctaggtgtgtgcttgtgtagcctggtatgtgtgtgttggtatgtgtgtgcttgtgtttgtgaccTCTCGGTCACCTCAGTAAGGTCAGATCACGCACGTGCTCACACACTCCCTTAAAGTTCCCATCCCTTTAACACATGGAATGTTTATGGCAGGAACACTTATGGCAGGAGAATTTGTGGTAGGAATGTTTATGGCAGGGACATTtccttctgttctctctctaCCTAGTCTGACAAACAGAATTTACCATTTAAGCACATAGaacactcatgatatttaaaatttccactacataATAGTTTGTGAGTGCAGAAAACACCCTGCTACTAAAGGTAGAACATGTTGAATAGTAGAGTCATAAGTAgaagaaggagacagagagggtGGAAGACGGTGAAAATTTTTTGGTCTCTCACAAATTTTAGATGACTTTCGAACTAGTAGTTTAGTCTGAAACCGAGCAGGTTCACATGATCAATTGGTCATTCGATGGCTGTGACATGGTGCAACAAAACACAGCATGGTGCTAAACACAAGTCAAGTTGCACTGAAACTGTGACATGATTCATGAGAACGCAGCTCACACATGGGTCTGGATCAAATAGGTTATTATAGCAACCaactaaaatattttgttcaGGGAGCAAAAAGCGTGTGATTTAGACATCATTAGTTTCCAAAACACACGTGTATCATGAAAAATGTGGGACACAGAAGAGCTGAGAAACCTTACTCTaccaatacaataaaaaaatatggtgAGTCACATGAAGTTGTGTTGAGGTAAGATGAACACAAATGTCAACAAGATTTGATAGAATCAAGGGAGTCTGAAAATGTAAAACTCAGGAGGAGGTTtgttaacaaaaacacacacgtcatgtacacacattaaataaaggGAGAATCCTGAGTTTGGATTTTAACTTCCTGCGTGTGAACTCGTGTACAAAAAAATTGGTGGATATTATTCACACAGGCCTGTCTGTCGTTCTCTAGGTGTTTGGCCCATTTGCTTTGACACATGAAGAAATCGTGGAAAGGAGGAGGCTGTTGAAAAGGAAGGACAGACTGGTGAGAAAGAAAAGGCTGTTTCGTTGAGCTCAAGtttagtagtggtagtagtctGTCTCTCGGTTTCTTTTTATTGCCTCCTTTCTTTAATGTGCTTCCTCTGttgttctttctctcattccctCAATCTCACTCAAGTCAGCTCAGTTGATAAGCGAAGTCTCTAAATGTGAGTCAGCTCAGTCGATCCCCAGCAGCTCGTCGCTGGAGTACAACATCAAAAGTGCCACCAAGAAAAAGGTAGATAATTAAGTGccaggattcaaactcacaacctcgTGGATACCATTGCTTTAATCCTTAATTGCTGAGCTACCATTACTCTCTGATAGCATTAGCTTAACCAGGGGCCATTTCTGTCTGTATTGGAGATGCCtctgttcagcattgaattgaTTTGTGATGTCACACTTTACAGTACAGTTTAATGGATCAGTCATTTAAAAATTATAACTACAGTTTGATAACTTTAAAAGTTATGATTTTATGTGGCAGCTTTTTGTTTGCCCAGCAGGGAGTTTACACCCCTTTTCTTACATTGCCAGCAGCTAAACACAGAGTTACAATACTCCACATACAGAAAGCCAGTGTCCTGACTAATCGAagataaattaattcattcgtTTATGTtcgaaaatgtctgataagcaGGGCGCCAGTGTACTGTGAGTAAGGGTTACTGCAACTTTTGAGGTGTTTTGTTGGAGATGTGGTAGATCAGTGGCTAAGATGTTGGACACTttatcagaaggttgtgagtttgagtcccatgtacatcaagctgccactgcaaaGCTTATAATCCTCGATTGCTCAGTTATTTGAAATGTAAGGTGCTCTGGATAATCACATCAGCCACAAAAACTAGGCAACTAACATGGGCAAAAATAGTTAAAACAAGGCTCATTAAAAAACAGCAATtaatgattcaattcaatttaaatttatttgtatagaacttttatttgtatagaactttttttatacaaaatttatttgtatagaacttttttttttatagaacaatggacgttgtctcaaagcaggtttacagaacataagaaatacagtacaagattaatattagacttaaacatgtatgtatttatccctaatgaacaagtctgaggtgactgtggtgaggaaaaactcccatagatggaagaggaagaaaccttgataggaaccagactcaaaggggaacctcatcctcatttgggtgacactggagggtgtgattataaacaacagagaatgttattatgaataatgtcccctatacagtcagataattttgtattgatgaggagattgttgtttttaaagaccacatggagttgacatcttctctttgaatgtcttCATGATGCAGAATCCAAAGTCCTTCAGGAGTGGACTCATAGCATCAGGTTCAGACTTCATGAAATGTCAGAGTTTGGGGAAATGTCACATGGTGCTGTGAATGTTTTCTTATTTGTAGGATTCCAGCAAAAAGGATGAGAAGACTCCAATAAGTCAAACTACAACAGGAAAGAAAGAGGACCCCAAATTggataaaaaaagaagtaaatattTAGCTTGcctctgttgtgtttttttatatatatttttattattattaaacacttaTGGCTAAATTAATGCCAACTCTGGAGTTTGGGAattaagctttaaaaaaaaacttttttttcctgttagcCTCAGATACTAAAAtgacacaaggcagaggtggaaAATCTGATGGAAAAGACAAGCTTGTATCAGTGAAAGAACAAGAGGTAGGACATCATTATTCTAGAAATAAACCACTCTAAATTAAGCATATTAATGTCAGTAATGTCTCTTCACTGTAAAATGTTTTGCTCTGCACCCAAAAGGGCAGATTTGTATACAAGGTACAATCATTTCTCTTGATCTACATATGgtgaccactttattaggaacactcaGGTCAGGCGTGTGTTTAAGTCGATGACAACATCATTAGTTTCCCCAACACATGTAGTATGAACAATGTAAGACAGAAAAGAGCTGAGGAATTTCACTCTGCCAATATAATCacagcaaaataataaaaaaatacaaaaaatatggCGAGTCACATGAATTTGTGCTGAGGTAAGATCACTAGATGTCACTGTCACTAAATGTTACTAAGGTCTATTAGAATCAAGGGATTATAAGACCAGTTCAACGCTTCGGGATGCtggaaacaaagacacacagattcAACACACTCAGGCATCTTTGTATTCAAGGTATAATCGTTTATCCTGATCTACACTCACTAGCCACTTTACTAGCGATACTCGGGTCGGCAGCGTGGTGGGTCATGGTTGCTGGTTTGAGTGTTTCAGAAGCTGCTgatctctttcacacacagcactctcCAAGTCTTGAAAATAAAGTCACAaataaagtctgtgtgtgtgtgtgtgtttgtgtgtgtgtgtgtgtgtgtgtgtgtgtgtgtgtgtgtgtgtgtgtgtgtgtgtgtgtgtgtgtgtgtgtgtgtgtgtaagacagaaGAAGTGGCTGAAACACAAAGCCCTTTGCTGAATCCTGCTATACAGAACATTGGTGGGAAAGTGATTTATCCAGGCAACACAACACTTCTCTCTCTGAACTTGTCAGGTCAGTCATAAGAAGTCTTACCTTTACATTCCCCTGAATCTGTCAGTGTTTACCTTATTCCTTCAATCCTTTGCAGGCAATAAACTGATGCAGCAGTCGCTTCAGAGTTTCCTGTCATCTGTGGATTGTCAAGGGCAAAGAGGTCTCCAGTATATTTCTCTTAATGTAAGGTTTATAGATTAATATCTGACTGTAAAACTTAAACATTTATCTGATTGCATGtcagatttatttcattaaaatattttaatttttattatgaaattttattttattttatttttttcagagaaACTGTTTTCCTCCAGATTGTGAGGTCTTCATAAAActacaggaaatgatgtcaatcAAGGATCCTCTCAACAGAACCAACTCAGCTCAGGTCGAGGCTGAACAGGGAAAGGCATCATAGAATAACATTATATTTTCCACCTCAGATGATTTTTTAATTCTGTCTAATACCAAGCTTTGATAAATCACATTGAGCTGGACATTAAATGTTGTAcattatgtatctaggactacttactaagtcctcagctctgtctttgttttatttaacaccaTGTTcttggtcctggagaaacttcGTCttgtttcactgtgtactacaacagctatatatggttgaaatgacaatgaaagctacttgacttgacttgactacaTGTTGCTGTTGCTAATTCGCAAAATAAATTTTGAAACATGATAAAAACACATGACATTgctttaataaactaataaacctGTACAGAGGACTGAACTAAAATCTACTGGATCAGGTTCTCAAGGTTAGATGAGAGAAGGTTCATGGATGAAATTTGATGTGAGTTTGACAGATCCCGTTAGATGATATtacagtgttttgttgttgataTTAATATGTTGACCAGTCAAAGCATTTAAACCTTTTCAAATAGTTATAGAATAAAAACTTGCTAAGTTTTAGCTATACTCTGCAAGGTGACTGTTATGCTCAGTTGGTTACCAAGGTTTTGCTAGGTGGTTATAGaatggggcatagaagcctttattatcaccacatatacattacagcacagtggaattcttttcttcacataccccaactgaggaggttggggtcagagtgcaggggcagctaggATACAGCGCCCtttggagcagggagggttgagggccttgctaaagggcccagcagtggcagcttgactgTGCTTTATGATACTTTAGGTGGCTGCTAGAATTGTTGTGTGGTTTGTAAGCTAACCAAGCCCGTTGGTAGAGTATTTATTGTTAGGTAGTTGCTAGTATGTTGGTAGGTGACTGTTATGGAATCCCAGGTGGATTATGGGTTCTTGCTAAGCAGTTTCTGTAGTATTGTTGGTAGAGTATTGTTAGGTGGTTGCTATGATAACCTATTTGGTTACTAGGGTGTTGCGAGGTGACTTATGATATCCTATCCAAGGTGATTTCTACGGTGTTGCTGCATGGCTGCTATGGGATCCATGGTGGTTGCTAGGTTGTTGCTAAGCAGTTGCTGTAGTAAGGTATTGTTGTTAGAGTATTGTTCGGTGGATGCTATGGGATCCGTGTTGGTTGCTAAGGTGTTGCTAGGTGACTGTTAAGATATCCTCGCCTAGGTTTTAGCTTGATTGGTTTAGAGCCCGGATACACATGCACCATGGTGCCGGGGTCATGCATCCAAATCTTTGAGATAGAAACCTTATATTTAAAAGGATCCGAAGAGGGTCATTTTCCAACTGAAAGACTTTTTATGTTTGCTTCTCAAGGGATGTGGTGGCCtagtggtgaaggtgttggattacttaTTGgtaggtcatgagtt
The Tachysurus fulvidraco isolate hzauxx_2018 chromosome 7, HZAU_PFXX_2.0, whole genome shotgun sequence DNA segment above includes these coding regions:
- the lrrc71 gene encoding leucine-rich repeat-containing protein 71 isoform X2, whose translation is MKKRMEKVNKEKVHYGVEEELLQTADDYQCSGQLDVDFPELCALFGLNEIPDVRPVTAASPPTERTLDSNREQSISDSCMKAWSPKPCLHIEMENEDSRSVKRVRISGWRVDEVMARVLSKTLPSLSNLRSLEMWQVGLTDTVLTSLKDTICLCTKLRRVILDGTPIPRSPYHILLGEDSMITHLSLRHNRIEEEGARLIGLALSKNLLSLNMAFNAVGDMGAMYLAQALRLNRNLLYLSLANNHISDVGAAHLAQVFGPFALTHEEIVERRRLLKRKDRLSAQLISEVSKCESAQSIPSSSSLEYNIKSATKKKDSSKKDEKTPISQTTTGKKEDPKLDKKRTSDTKMTQGRGGKSDGKDKLVSVKEQETEEVAETQSPLLNPAIQNIGGKVIYPGNTTLLSLNLSGNKLMQQSLQSFLSSVDCQGQREKLFSSRL
- the lrrc71 gene encoding leucine-rich repeat-containing protein 71 isoform X1 encodes the protein MKKRMEKVNKEKVHYGVEEELLQTADDYQCSGQLDVDFPELCALFGLNEIPDVRPVTAASPPTERTLDSNREQSISDSCMKAWSPKPCLHIEMENEDSRSVKRVRISGWRVDEVMARVLSKTLPSLSNLRSLEMWQVGLTDTVLTSLKDTICLCTKLRRVILDGTPIPRSPYHILLGEDSMITHLSLRHNRIEEEGARLIGLALSKNLLSLNMAFNAVGDMGAMYLAQALRLNRNLLYLSLANNHISDVGAAHLAQVFGPFALTHEEIVERRRLLKRKDRLSAQLISEVSKCESAQSIPSSSSLEYNIKSATKKKDSSKKDEKTPISQTTTGKKEDPKLDKKRTSDTKMTQGRGGKSDGKDKLVSVKEQETEEVAETQSPLLNPAIQNIGGKVIYPGNTTLLSLNLSGNKLMQQSLQSFLSSVDCQGQRGLQYISLNRNCFPPDCEVFIKLQEMMSIKDPLNRTNSAQVEAEQGKAS
- the lrrc71 gene encoding leucine-rich repeat-containing protein 71 isoform X3; the protein is MKAWSPKPCLHIEMENEDSRSVKRVRISGWRVDEVMARVLSKTLPSLSNLRSLEMWQVGLTDTVLTSLKDTICLCTKLRRVILDGTPIPRSPYHILLGEDSMITHLSLRHNRIEEEGARLIGLALSKNLLSLNMAFNAVGDMGAMYLAQALRLNRNLLYLSLANNHISDVGAAHLAQVFGPFALTHEEIVERRRLLKRKDRLSAQLISEVSKCESAQSIPSSSSLEYNIKSATKKKDSSKKDEKTPISQTTTGKKEDPKLDKKRTSDTKMTQGRGGKSDGKDKLVSVKEQETEEVAETQSPLLNPAIQNIGGKVIYPGNTTLLSLNLSGNKLMQQSLQSFLSSVDCQGQRGLQYISLNRNCFPPDCEVFIKLQEMMSIKDPLNRTNSAQVEAEQGKAS